The following proteins are co-located in the Pedobacter sp. FW305-3-2-15-E-R2A2 genome:
- a CDS encoding class I SAM-dependent methyltransferase, which produces MQRKWFQYWFNSPYYHILYSQRNDAEAEFLIDNLSAYLKPAANSRILDIACGRGRHSIYLNKKGYDVTGIDLSEQSIKYAQQFEQKHLHFFVHDMRKLAFINYFDIAMNLFTSFGYFDTEKDHVNALKSFRKGIKADGTLVIDYFNTQKIIKNLTQQETKTVEGIEFHLHKFVSEGKIIKHINFEHRNKAFAFEERVQAFQLEDFERMLLKSGLQITETFGSYGLEPFDETKSDRLILICKKV; this is translated from the coding sequence ATGCAGCGTAAATGGTTTCAATATTGGTTCAATTCCCCCTATTACCATATTTTATATAGTCAACGTAATGATGCTGAAGCAGAATTCTTAATCGATAACCTTTCAGCTTATTTAAAACCTGCAGCAAATTCCAGGATTCTGGACATTGCCTGTGGCAGGGGTCGTCATTCCATTTACCTGAATAAAAAAGGATATGATGTGACTGGAATAGACCTTTCAGAACAAAGCATAAAATATGCGCAGCAGTTCGAACAAAAACACCTTCATTTCTTTGTTCATGACATGCGCAAACTGGCCTTCATCAATTATTTTGACATCGCCATGAATCTGTTTACCAGCTTTGGATATTTTGATACGGAAAAAGACCATGTGAATGCGTTAAAATCCTTCAGAAAAGGAATAAAGGCTGATGGAACGCTGGTTATCGACTATTTCAACACCCAGAAAATCATTAAAAACCTAACGCAGCAGGAAACAAAAACGGTAGAAGGGATAGAATTCCACCTCCATAAATTTGTGTCGGAAGGAAAGATCATCAAACACATCAACTTTGAACACCGGAACAAAGCCTTTGCTTTTGAAGAGCGCGTACAAGCCTTCCAGCTGGAAGATTTTGAAAGAATGTTGCTGAAGAGCGGCCTGCAGATCACCGAGACTTTCGGAAGCTATGGCCTGGAGCCATTTGACGAAACCAAGTCCGACCGCCTGATCTTAATCTGCAAAAAAGTATGA
- a CDS encoding GNAT family N-acetyltransferase, with the protein MQFQRITSVNDPALTFIKKLYEDAFPPHERRDWASLLQLVPDAKEMHLDLVHTADENIGLITWWEIDGCYFIEHFAVDSSLRGQNYGARVLDHYKEQLPGTIILEVEHPEDSFSIRRIAFYERLGYHILSLPYRQPAYGNPKASFPFLLMSNRMLSDQEASPLAEKIKNKVYLTPAR; encoded by the coding sequence ATGCAGTTTCAACGCATCACGTCGGTAAACGATCCGGCGCTGACTTTTATCAAAAAATTATATGAGGATGCCTTCCCTCCGCATGAGCGGAGGGACTGGGCTTCCCTTCTTCAACTGGTTCCTGATGCCAAAGAGATGCACCTTGATCTGGTGCATACTGCGGATGAAAACATTGGTTTGATCACCTGGTGGGAAATCGATGGTTGCTATTTCATTGAACATTTTGCAGTTGATTCCAGCCTTCGCGGACAAAATTATGGTGCCCGTGTGCTGGATCACTATAAGGAACAGTTACCGGGAACGATTATTCTGGAAGTAGAACACCCTGAAGATTCTTTTTCCATTAGAAGGATCGCTTTTTATGAAAGATTGGGTTATCATATCCTGTCTCTTCCTTACCGGCAGCCTGCTTATGGTAATCCGAAAGCATCTTTTCCTTTTCTATTGATGAGCAACAGGATGTTGTCCGATCAGGAGGCCAGTCCGCTTGCAGAAAAGATCAAAAATAAAGTCTATCTGACACCGGCTCGTTAA
- a CDS encoding phosphatase PAP2 family protein: protein MIESLQQFDVELFLKIHRGLANPFFDWLLPLMRNRYFWAPLYLFIIIFCVKEYQKKGWYIIGMLLFTVAIGDLFSSRVIKPLVARIRPCNDLSLADELIHRVPCGSGYSFPSAHATNHFAIALFLIFVFYDKWKPILPIALIWAFIISFSQIYVGVHYPIDTMAGAILGSSIGIATSFIYKKIQPQV, encoded by the coding sequence ATGATAGAAAGCCTGCAACAGTTTGATGTCGAATTGTTCCTTAAAATCCACAGAGGGCTCGCAAATCCATTTTTCGATTGGCTGCTTCCTTTAATGAGGAACCGTTACTTCTGGGCGCCCCTATACCTGTTTATCATCATCTTCTGTGTAAAAGAGTATCAGAAAAAAGGATGGTACATCATCGGTATGTTGCTTTTTACGGTAGCCATAGGCGATTTATTCTCCTCCAGGGTCATTAAACCCCTCGTGGCACGCATCAGGCCCTGCAATGACCTCAGCCTGGCAGATGAACTGATCCATCGCGTGCCCTGCGGAAGCGGTTATAGCTTCCCCTCCGCACATGCCACCAACCATTTCGCCATCGCCCTCTTTCTCATTTTTGTCTTTTACGACAAATGGAAACCTATTTTGCCCATTGCCTTGATCTGGGCCTTTATCATTTCTTTTTCACAAATATATGTTGGGGTACATTACCCGATTGATACCATGGCCGGCGCAATACTCGGCAGTTCCATCGGAATCGCAACATCCTTTATCTATAAAAAAATACAACCGCAAGTATAA
- the glmM gene encoding phosphoglucosamine mutase: MTLIKSISGIRGTIGGIAGNGLTPIDIVKFTAAYGSWIINKTNIKKIVVGRDARISGEMVNHLVIGTLQGLGIEVIDLGLSTTPTVEIAVPLEKAGGGIILTASHNPKQWNALKLLNERGEFISDADGKELLDIAEKAEFSFADVDDLGKVTNNDTYLQKHIDAVLALPLVDVEAIKAANFKIAIDCVNSTGGIFVPALLKALGVKTVYELYCTPDGHFPHNPEPLPENLTEIAKLVKEKNADLGIVVDPDVDRLAFVCEDGGMFGEEYTLVAVADYVIKNTPGNTVSNLSSTRALRDVTERAGGEYNASAVGEVNVVNQMKATNAVIGGEGNGGIIYPESHYGRDALVGIGLFLTHLAKFGKSVSLLRSSYPAYYISKNKITLTPEMDIDALLLKVQEKYKNQPTSTIDGLKIEFDKEWVHLRRSNTEPIIRIYSEAGSETVAENLASKIISDIKEILKLN, from the coding sequence TTGACACTAATAAAATCTATCTCTGGAATAAGAGGAACCATCGGTGGAATTGCCGGTAATGGTTTGACTCCTATTGATATCGTTAAATTTACGGCAGCTTACGGCTCCTGGATCATCAATAAAACGAACATTAAAAAAATTGTTGTCGGTCGTGACGCCAGGATCTCCGGAGAAATGGTGAACCACCTCGTGATTGGCACACTTCAGGGCTTGGGAATTGAGGTCATTGACCTTGGCTTATCGACTACGCCAACTGTAGAAATCGCTGTTCCGCTTGAAAAAGCAGGTGGCGGAATCATCTTAACGGCAAGTCACAATCCTAAACAATGGAATGCTTTAAAATTACTCAATGAAAGAGGGGAATTCATCAGCGATGCGGATGGAAAAGAACTTTTAGACATTGCTGAAAAAGCAGAATTCAGCTTTGCTGATGTTGATGATCTGGGTAAAGTGACCAATAACGATACGTATTTACAGAAACATATAGATGCCGTTCTTGCCCTGCCATTGGTAGATGTAGAAGCGATCAAAGCAGCCAATTTTAAGATTGCCATTGATTGTGTAAACTCTACAGGAGGGATTTTTGTACCGGCTTTATTAAAGGCATTGGGCGTGAAAACCGTTTATGAGTTGTACTGTACTCCAGACGGTCATTTCCCTCACAACCCGGAACCATTGCCGGAAAACCTGACTGAAATTGCTAAACTCGTAAAAGAGAAAAATGCAGATTTAGGAATTGTAGTTGACCCGGATGTAGACCGTTTGGCCTTTGTATGTGAAGATGGCGGAATGTTTGGCGAAGAATATACCCTGGTTGCAGTTGCGGATTATGTAATTAAAAATACCCCTGGAAATACAGTTTCTAACTTGTCTTCGACCAGAGCATTGAGAGATGTGACGGAAAGAGCAGGAGGGGAGTATAATGCTTCTGCAGTGGGAGAGGTGAATGTAGTGAACCAAATGAAAGCAACCAATGCGGTGATTGGCGGTGAAGGTAATGGTGGAATCATCTATCCGGAATCTCATTACGGCCGCGATGCACTGGTTGGAATTGGATTATTCCTGACCCATCTCGCGAAGTTTGGCAAGTCTGTTTCTCTTTTGAGAAGTAGCTATCCAGCTTATTACATTTCTAAGAATAAAATTACCCTGACTCCTGAAATGGACATCGATGCTTTGTTGCTGAAAGTTCAGGAGAAATATAAAAACCAGCCTACCAGTACGATTGATGGGTTGAAAATTGAATTTGATAAAGAATGGGTTCATTTGCGCAGGTCAAATACTGAACCGATCATTCGTATTTACAGTGAGGCCGGCAGCGAAACTGTTGCAGAGAACCTTGCTTCGAAAATCATATCAGATATTAAAGAAATTTTAAAATTGAACTAA
- a CDS encoding cysteine desulfurase family protein translates to MQTNRIYLDNAATTPLDAEVIAEMVNVMTNHYGNPSAIHAQGREVRTLVEKARKTVAGLLNATPAEIFFTSGGTEADNTAIRCGIAAYNIKHAITSKIEHHAVEHTLTMLLKQGVIDKLSFVNIDEKGNVDYAHLEELLKDNERSFVSLMHANNELGTLTDIERVGEICEQYEAIYHCDTVQTMGHYVHDVRKLKAHFIVCAAHKLHGPKGVGFLFVNHNIKISPLIHGGAQERNMRGGTENVYGIIGLAKALEIAYSEMESHQHHIQELKDYLKNRLSTEIADLNFNGETDADKSLYTVLNVSFPAMDMSDMLLFNLDINGISASGGSACSSGSNIGSHVLNGINADPNRPSVRFSFSKYNTKEELDIVIDKVKHIVSQNVTA, encoded by the coding sequence ATGCAGACAAACAGGATCTATTTGGATAACGCGGCAACGACGCCTCTTGATGCAGAGGTGATCGCGGAGATGGTGAACGTGATGACTAATCATTACGGAAATCCATCTGCAATTCATGCTCAGGGCAGAGAAGTACGTACATTGGTGGAAAAAGCAAGAAAAACAGTTGCCGGTCTTTTAAATGCGACTCCTGCAGAGATCTTTTTTACCTCTGGAGGTACGGAAGCAGACAATACCGCGATTCGTTGTGGCATTGCAGCCTATAATATTAAACATGCCATCACTTCGAAAATTGAGCACCATGCAGTAGAGCATACTTTAACGATGTTGTTGAAGCAGGGAGTGATCGACAAGCTGAGCTTTGTGAATATTGATGAAAAGGGAAATGTAGATTATGCACATCTGGAAGAGTTGTTGAAAGACAACGAACGCAGTTTTGTATCCCTGATGCATGCGAATAATGAACTGGGAACGCTAACAGATATTGAACGTGTAGGAGAGATCTGCGAGCAGTATGAGGCAATTTATCATTGTGATACAGTTCAGACCATGGGACATTATGTACATGATGTCAGGAAACTAAAGGCCCATTTCATCGTTTGTGCAGCACATAAATTACATGGACCAAAAGGGGTAGGTTTTCTTTTTGTAAACCATAACATCAAGATCAGTCCACTGATTCACGGTGGTGCCCAGGAGCGCAATATGCGTGGTGGAACAGAAAATGTATATGGTATTATTGGCTTGGCGAAGGCCCTGGAAATTGCTTATTCAGAAATGGAAAGTCACCAGCACCACATTCAGGAACTGAAAGATTACCTTAAAAACAGGTTGAGTACAGAAATTGCAGATCTAAATTTTAACGGGGAAACGGATGCGGATAAAAGTTTATATACCGTATTGAATGTTTCTTTTCCGGCGATGGACATGTCTGATATGCTGTTGTTTAACCTGGATATCAATGGCATCTCTGCTTCTGGTGGTAGCGCCTGTTCTTCGGGCTCTAATATCGGTTCACATGTACTGAATGGCATTAATGCCGATCCGAACCGACCTTCGGTAAGGTTCTCTTTCAGTAAGTACAATACTAAGGAAGAACTGGATATCGTGATCGATAAAGTAAAACATATTGTAAGTCAAAACGTTACTGCATAA